A window of Mustela erminea isolate mMusErm1 chromosome 19, mMusErm1.Pri, whole genome shotgun sequence genomic DNA:
TACCCTGCCCCAGTCTCCCAGTCTACCTAGTTGGGGAGAGCTCCACTTAGGGTTCGCCCGGCCCAGGATTCTAAGCCAACGGTGTTCCTCACTTGCACTGCTTTTGCACAGGATGcgttccctctctgagcctcagtttccccaactgtgaCAGGGATAGAGTGGGCTGTGGTGGGCCCgacatgagcagaggcagagaagctgcAGCCTAGGTCTCGCGAGGGCTGAGGGCCTTTCTTTCAGGGTGGGGGTGCTTGGGGCTCCCGGCAGCCCCGCAGCAGCTGAAATCCTGAGGATTGGAGTgtgggttggtggggaggggtgtctcCCCAGGGCATGGCCTGCACTCGAGTTCGCCAGAAACACATGAGGGCAGGTGGGTCCGAGCTGGGTGCCCAGGGCCCGGGGAGTGCATGGCGGGAACACAGCGCTCCTGAGGGGCCTGCTCAGCCGGGGCTGTCTGCAGGTGGACAGAACGGAGGTCGTCAGAAGCAGCCTGCACCCCGTGTTCTCCAAGGTCTTCACGCTCGACTACTACTTCGAGGAGGTCCAGAAGCTACGCTTCGAGGTCTATGACACCCACGGACCCTGCAGCCTTGGCTGTCAGGATGATGACTTCCTGGGGGGCATGGAGTGCACCTTGGGACAGGTGGGCACCTGTCCCCTCAGGAGGAGAGGCCCGGGTGGGGGGAGGCGTACCCGGGCCAGCGCTGAGGGCTGGCGGGAGGCGGCATGGGGACGGCCTGACTGAGAGCCGATCTCGGTACCTCGGAGCTCCCTCTGGGATGAGCGTTCCGCTCTGCCTGTCTCCAGAGTGCCTGCTCTTAAAAATCCCTTATTAGTGGGTTTTAAACTTATGTAATTTTGAACTGGTAAAGCAGTCCTGTAATCCAACCTCTGGAAAGCCGTGGTATGAAACTCCTGCCTCTTGCCTGTCCCCGGGTTCTGTGCTCTCACGTGAGGAAATGGGTGTATTTTTTCTCtccgtgtgtgtgttttaacaacACAAACCACATACTGTTCTGCACTGGCTTTCTCCACTTTCGTGCCCTGAGTCGGCCCTTCCACATTGCCGCGTGAAAGCACCCTTGTCTCTCCCTGCGGCAGACGGACCAGCCCTTCAAGGGCTGCTGTccccagagggacagagggacgcCGTTTGCGGCCCTGGGGTGATGTCCTGTCCCATAGCTCTTCCCTTAGCAGCGCAGGAGGGCGCTGGCCGGCCAGCTGTGTGCCAGCCGCCTCCCTCCCCATCGGCTCGTGAGGGATGGTGCTTCCCTTCCAGTGTGACTGATGTGCAGTCCTGGGTGCAGAGCTCATGGTGGGTGCCGACCAGTGTAGGTACCTGTGTGCCTGACCATCTCCCAGCTCCCACGGGAGATGTcttaacccccccacccccctcgtCTCCAGCCAACTCTTGCAAGCCTGGCCTGTTCTAGAACTTCCTGTTCATGAAGCACACGGTGTGTTCCCATTTGCATCCGGTTTCTTTTACCCAACATGATGTCTGCGTGACTCATCCCGTTGCTGTCTGGTTCGGAGCTggtcccccattttacagatgacagcACTGAGATTAAGGGCAGGCACGTCGGCAGAGCAGGACTCCCCCGCTGGTGGCTTCCCACCTGCACTTCTTGAGCGTGGGAGAAGATAGTGCACACCCCAGACACAGGCGTAGACACTCGTGTGTTGCCATGTGTGCACagacatacatgcacacatgggCACAGGTCCACAGACAAGGGTACAGAGCGTGCTTGGACACGCAGAAAGCAGGTATGGGCACACGCATGTGTAGGTAGACAGGGGAACTTTAGACAATGAGAAGCTCCTTGGAGCCGACCATCCGCGGACTCGCCGGCCCGGCTGCCATCAGGGCTCGAGGTATGGCCCCCGCCTGTAAATCCAGGACCTGGAGCACGTCGCTGAGCTCTGCCTGCAACTCCCGGCATCGGCCCACCTTGGGGTGGTTGGGGACAGAGAAGAAAGCGCTGATGGACCTTAACGGGTTCACAAACCAGCCATCCTGCTTTTCCTCATAGGTTAGACCCAGAAGTGGAGCCTACCAGGGGTAGAGCCCAGGAGGCTCGGGTTgtggcctccctccccctcccaccccttagCCTGTGTGGGCCGCCACCGGGGCAGGGAAGGGTCCCATATGCTCgtgctggggagctgggagctgggagctggcagCCCCACGAGCGTGTGAGGGTTGGGAATATGGGAATATCCTGTCTGCTGTGCAGACTCAGCTCCGCTCCCACAGACCTGGGGCTAGGTGAGTGCCGCGGGGGGCAGCGTTTGGTCACCACGGTGACAGGTCTTCCCAGGCCTGCGGTGGGGGGAGTCCCTACCAAGTCGGGAGCCTTTGGGGGCTGTGAGGGGCTGTCCTCACCGACCGACCCCTTCTGCAGACCAGGGCGCCCACCCCCCTGAGCGCCGGACACAGCTTCCGGGGGTCAACTCACCGGCCCCGGCTAGGGCTCTGTGGGTCCGAATGAGGGCCCGgcgaggaggaggcagaggcccaggtgggcaggggtggggacggGCCCACAGGGAGGGTGAGCCCCACGGATGTCCAGGGAGCAGCACTGTCTGTGTGAACTCGCGGGGTGGTGGGGAGCTGGCTTGGTGTCTCCGTTCTCGCTCTCGAGCCCTCTGCCATCTTCCGCGCAGCCGGGAAGCCCAGGGCAGGCCCGGGAACCCCCTTGGCCTCACGGTGCTCAGGGGCTTGAAGCACCTCCCGCCTGGGGACCAGCAGGGGCTGCGGAGGAACCGGGCGCGCGTCCGGCCTGGGGTGCGGGAGCTGCTTCTGCCTCGTCCTCCCCCAGTGCATGGGCGATGGGTGGGCTCCGGAAGCCGTGGACCAGAGGGCCCCCAACTGAGCCGGGGCTCACAGCCGCACAGAGGGACATCCATCAGGTGGCCAAGCGTCTCCAGAGAGGGCCCAGGGCTGTGGGGCCCTGGGGCTCAGGTTTGGCTGAGCCGGGCTGCCCAGGGCAACTGAAGGCAGGGTCAGGGTCCCCAGGGGGCAGGAGCTGACCCCTCCCTGACTGTTCTGACTTCCAGATTGTGGCCCAGAAAAAGATGACCCGTGCACTGCTGCTCAAGTTCGGCCGGAACGCCGGCAAGTCCACCATCACGGTGAGGCTGCCcgactccccccccacccccgccactgccCCCCGCacaccccctccttcctgctcgGGGCTTGGAGAGGCGCATCCTGGAAGAGGGAGGGTCAAGGCCCCAGGCCGCCTTCGGAGGTCCCGGAGCTCCACGACGCTCTGGCTTCCCTCCCCAGGTGATCGCTGAGGACATCTCCGGGAACAACGGCTACGTGGAGCTGTCCTTCAGGGCCCGGAAGCTGGACGACAAGGTGCGTGGTGGGTGCCCGGGCTAGGGGGGTTGGCCGGGATGACAGCCCAGCCCTAGCTCCACCCTCCCCCTTCAGAGTCTCTCCAGACAGATCAGCCTCAGGGAAAGAAGCTTTGCCGGGAGTGGGAGGGGCCTGGAGCCGGGAGGGGCCCCGGGCAGGATGCTTCCGTCTCTGCGGTCCCTGTCCCTGGCTGGTCGCTGAGTTCTTCCTGAGGGCTGGGCCCCTTCCTGAAATCTCTGTTCAACGATGGGGTCACGTGCTCGGGGAGGCTGCCATCCAGACAGTGGAGGGATGGCTCTGAGCCCGACTGTCGACTCTCCCATGGGGTGGGAGCACACGGGCCAGGGTCTGACCTGCCGGAAGGCgtctcctgctgcctcccctggCCTGGGAGATTGGGGCCTGGCGACGACGAGCGAGGACGGCAGCTGAGGGCGTTTAGCTTGGCCGGGAGAGGGTGGGCCTAGGACTGAGAGTTCCGGGAAGGGTACTGGGGAGCCAGTGGAGGCTCGAGAGGGGAGGGCAAGGCCTCAGTTCCCTCCGAGAGGCTCCTGCCCTCATTTCATAGCATAGGAGGTGGAGGCTCTGTGGGGGTGGAGAGCAGGCGGGGAAGCGGCAGAGCCGGGCCGAGGCTGCTCCCGGTCCGTTCAACGAGCACGGCCCCCGCGTCTTCAGGACCTCTTCAGCAAGTCAGACCCCTTCCTGGAGCTTTACCGGGTCAACGACGATCAGAGCGAGCAGCTGGTGTACAGGACGGAGGTGAGGGCTCCCTGACGTCCCCTGCAGTGCTCTGGGGACAGGAACAGGAGGACAGGGCCAGGAGCCAGCCCAGTCCCTCCCCCGTGCCCTCCCAGCGCCCACCTcccccccagcagggagccccagaccAGGCCTGTCGCTGGAACCCACAGCTGTGTTTCCTTGTCCTGCTTGCAGGTGAGGTTAGAGCAGTGAGACACGGTTTCCTCttgagataaataaaaaggaggCTATTTAAAGAACAGGGGTTCCAGGTGGCCCAGGAATGTGGGGACGCTCTGGAGGCGGTTCCGGGAGCAGCACCCGTCAGCCTGCCCCCCGCCCGTCCCCAGGCAGTGAAGAACAACCTCAACCCCGTGTGGGAGCCCTTCAAGGTGTCCCTGTGCAACCTCTGCTGCTGCGAGGAGACGCGGCCTCTGAAGGTGGGGCCtgcggccggggcggggcggggcgggcgtgGGGGGGCCTGCTGCAGGGGGCCCAGGCGGGCCGGCGGGCTGAGGGGGCCTGGGCTCCCCAGTGCCtcgtctgggatcatgactcccGCGGAAAGCACGATTTCATCGGGGAGTTCTCCACCACCTTCGAGGAGATGCAGAAAGCTTTCCGGGAGCACCAGGTGAGCCgggccccctcctccccgctgCCTGAGAACAGGGCGGAAACTGGGTAAAAGTGACAGCTGGCAAAAGGTTCTTGGGGAGGAGCCACGTGGGCAGGCAGAGCGCTGGCCCTGAGAAGACTGACCACCACGCCGGCCAGGTGGCCAGACGGGGACATCAGTCACCTCGTCCCCGCTGGGAAAACGCTGTCCAGGGTTGGGGTTTTGAGGCCCCCTGCCCCCTCGCGGTGGGTGTTGGGTACTTCTGCTCTGGGGGGGTGTCTCTGCCTATCCCTGTCCCCCAGGCCCAGTGGGACTGTGTGAACGCCAAGTACAAGCAGAAGAAGCGTCATTACAAGAACTCTGGGGTGGTGATCTTGGCAGACCTGAAGGTGAGCTGCGGCCCCCACTCACCCACCGTGGGTCAGGGACCTGCACCTACTTAAACTCTGCAGAGAGCCAACAGGCAGGGCACACTTTCCCTGGGAGTCCCCCTTATCAGATGGACCCTCAAAGGCCCCCAACCCCAGGGACCCAGGGTCTCCAGTCcttgggggagggatggagggcagGAGGAATCCGAGAAGGGAAGTTGGGGGGACGCTGGGGGTCAGGCCACCCCAGGCAGCTACCCTGGGAGGTGGGTCCCTGGGGCTCCAGGCCCCGTCTGGGCGTTGGGTGCCCTGGGTGGGCCCTGCCGACGCCCCTGCCTGGAAGTTCTACAGGGTTCACTCGTTCCTGGACTACATCATGGGCGGCTGTCAGATCCACTTCACGGTGCGTGCCCGGGACCCCCACTCCCCAACCTGCCACGCAGAGCCTGGgcgccctccccagtgtccccagGGCAGACGGATGTGGGTGGACTAAGGCCCTTCTGCAAGGTCTGGAGGGCTCACTCAcccctgcctgggctctgggcaCAGAGGTTCCCCCCGGGAGGGACTGGAGCCAGACTCAGCCCCCCCAGAAGCAGTGACACGAAGACatgggagaagggagcagaacgACACTTGTTCCTGCCAGCGACAATGCCAGAGGCCCCAAGACCAAGCCGCGGTGGCCTGGAGAGGCCTTGTGTCACCTCCTTGCTCCTTTGTGGACGTGTGGGTTCATGTTGCTGgcgagcagcagccagaggggccTAAGGGAAGTGtcccagcaggggcaggggcaggggcaggggtggcacAGGGGACCCCAGCCCAGGCAGGGCGGCCGCAGAGATAGGTGGGCCTGGTCTTGGCCTTGggtcccccccaccgcccctgcccCAGGGTCGTGGGTCCATGGGACCTGTGCTGTGGGCTCAGGGATGGTgtcccctgggggggggggctggtttCCTCCTGAGGGTCCAAGCGCCGTCCCGGTGTGCTGGGATGCCCAGCCCAGGTCGCCCTCTGTCCTCCACACCATCACAGAGCTGGGCCCTCACCGGCACTCCCTGCCGGCAGTTCCCCGCAGCTCACAGCTCACGCCCTTACCTGTCAAACGGGGATTCTGGGTGCCacccccagggggaggggcctcgGCTCAGGAGCCAGGGTCTCTGCAGGTGGCCATCGACTTCACGGCCTCCAACGGGGACCCCCGCAACAGCTGCTCTCTGCACTACATCAACCCCTTCCAGCCCAACGAGTACCTCCAGGCTCTGCTGGCCGTGGGGGAGATCTGCCAAGACTACGACAGGTgcggcccccacccccggcctccctggcctcccttcCTCCAGCTCAGTTTTGGGCCCAGGGAGCAGGCATCATGGCTGTATCCACTGGCCCGAGGAAGGCTGGCAGTGGCTGGGCCGCGGTAGGCGGGGCTTGACACACAGGCCAGCGCGGGGCGTCCCTGCGTG
This region includes:
- the CPNE7 gene encoding copine-7 isoform X2, with amino-acid sequence MSAGRERRAAAPPGVLPAPRASKVELRLSCRHLLDRDPLTKSDPSVVLLLQSQSQWVQVDRTEVVRSSLHPVFSKVFTLDYYFEEVQKLRFEVYDTHGPCSLGCQDDDFLGGMECTLGQIVAQKKMTRALLLKFGRNAGKSTITVIAEDISGNNGYVELSFRARKLDDKDLFSKSDPFLELYRVNDDQSEQLVYRTEAVKNNLNPVWEPFKVSLCNLCCCEETRPLKCLVWDHDSRGKHDFIGEFSTTFEEMQKAFREHQAQWDCVNAKYKQKKRHYKNSGVVILADLKFYRVHSFLDYIMGGCQIHFTVAIDFTASNGDPRNSCSLHYINPFQPNEYLQALLAVGEICQDYDSDKRFSALGFGARIPPKYEVSHDFAINFNPEDDECEGIQGVVEAYQNCLPRVQLYGPTNVAPIISKVARMAAAEEHSGEASQYYILLVLTDGVVTDMADTREAIVRASHLPMSIIIVGVGNADFTDMQTLDGDDGVLRSPRGEPALRDIVQFVPFRELKSASPAALAKCVLAEVPRQLVEYYSYRELPPRGGGAHDREAGPPETAGPQGVQPGSVASTLEVP
- the CPNE7 gene encoding copine-7 isoform X6: MSAGRERRAAAPPGVLPAPRASKVELRLSCRHLLDRDPLTKSDPSVVLLLQSQSQWVQVDRTEVVRSSLHPVFSKVFTLDYYFEEVQKLRFEVYDTHGPCSLGCQDDDFLGGMECTLGQIVAQKKMTRALLLKFGRNAGKSTITVIAEDISGNNGYVELSFRARKLDDKDLFSKSDPFLELYRVNDDQSEQLVYRTEVVKNNLNPVWEPFKVSLCNLCCCEETRPLKCLVWDHDSRGKHDFIGEFSTTFEEMQKAFREHQAQWDCVNAKYKQKKRHYKNSGVVILADLKGSLVPGLHHGRLSDPLHELGPHRHSLPDSGCHPQGEGPRLRSQGLCRWPSTSRPPTGTPATAALCTTSTPSSPTSTSRLCWPWGRSAKTTTATRGFLLWALEPEFLPSMRCPTTSPSTSTLRTMSVRESRVWWRPTRTACPGSSSTAPPTWPPSSPRWPAWPRRRSTAGRPPNTTSCWS
- the CPNE7 gene encoding copine-7 isoform X4, whose product is MSAGRERRAAAPPGVLPAPRASKVELRLSCRHLLDRDPLTKSDPSVVLLLQSQSQWVQVDRTEVVRSSLHPVFSKVFTLDYYFEEVQKLRFEVYDTHGPCSLGCQDDDFLGGMECTLGQIVAQKKMTRALLLKFGRNAGKSTITVIAEDISGNNGYVELSFRARKLDDKDLFSKSDPFLELYRVNDDQSEQLVYRTEVVKNNLNPVWEPFKVSLCNLCCCEETRPLKCLVWDHDSRGKHDFIGEFSTTFEEMQKAFREHQAQWDCVNAKYKQKKRHYKNSGVVILADLKFYRVHSFLDYIMGGCQIHFTVAIDFTASNGDPRNSCSLHYINPFQPNEYLQALLAVGEICQDYDSDKRFSALGFGARIPPKYEVSHDFAINFNPEDDECEGIQGVVEAYQNCLPRVQLYGPTNVAPIISKVARMAAAEEHSGEASKGGPSSPGLTGLGLASSRASPPSAHMCVLLGLLKHLRASCQPPDAPQRQGSCAQAQGAEGDPF
- the CPNE7 gene encoding copine-7 isoform X5 — translated: MSAGRERRAAAPPGVLPAPRASKVELRLSCRHLLDRDPLTKSDPSVVLLLQSQSQWVQVDRTEVVRSSLHPVFSKVFTLDYYFEEVQKLRFEVYDTHGPCSLGCQDDDFLGGMECTLGQIVAQKKMTRALLLKFGRNAGKSTITVIAEDISGNNGYVELSFRARKLDDKDLFSKSDPFLELYRVNDDQSEQLVYRTEVVKNNLNPVWEPFKVSLCNLCCCEETRPLKCLVWDHDSRGKHDFIGEFSTTFEEMQKAFREHQAQWDCVNAKYKQKKRHYKNSGVVILADLKGSLVPGLHHGRLSDPLHELGPHRHSLPDSGCHPQGEGPRLRSQGLCRWPSTSRPPTGTPATAALCTTSTPSSPTSTSRLCWPWGRSAKTTTATRGFLLWALEPEFLPSMRCPTTSPSTSTLRTMSVRESRVWWRPTRTACPGSSSTAPPTWPPSSPRWPAWPRRRSTAGRPPRGVRLHPGSPDSALLPPEPLLPPLTCVCYWDF
- the CPNE7 gene encoding copine-7 isoform X1 translates to MSAGRERRAAAPPGVLPAPRASKVELRLSCRHLLDRDPLTKSDPSVVLLLQSQSQWVQVDRTEVVRSSLHPVFSKVFTLDYYFEEVQKLRFEVYDTHGPCSLGCQDDDFLGGMECTLGQIVAQKKMTRALLLKFGRNAGKSTITVIAEDISGNNGYVELSFRARKLDDKDLFSKSDPFLELYRVNDDQSEQLVYRTEVVKNNLNPVWEPFKVSLCNLCCCEETRPLKCLVWDHDSRGKHDFIGEFSTTFEEMQKAFREHQAQWDCVNAKYKQKKRHYKNSGVVILADLKFYRVHSFLDYIMGGCQIHFTVAIDFTASNGDPRNSCSLHYINPFQPNEYLQALLAVGEICQDYDSDKRFSALGFGARIPPKYEVSHDFAINFNPEDDECEGIQGVVEAYQNCLPRVQLYGPTNVAPIISKVARMAAAEEHSGEASQYYILLVLTDGVVTDMADTREAIVRASHLPMSIIIVGVGNADFTDMQTLDGDDGVLRSPRGEPALRDIVQFVPFRELKSASPAALAKCVLAEVPRQLVEYYSYRELPPRGGGAHDREAGPPETAGPQGVQPGSVASTLEVP
- the CPNE7 gene encoding copine-7 isoform X3, giving the protein MSAGRERRAAAPPGVLPAPRASKVELRLSCRHLLDRDPLTKSDPSVVLLLQSQSQWVQVDRTEVVRSSLHPVFSKVFTLDYYFEEVQKLRFEVYDTHGPCSLGCQDDDFLGGMECTLGQIVAQKKMTRALLLKFGRNAGKSTITVIAEDISGNNGYVELSFRARKLDDKDLFSKSDPFLELYRVNDDQSEQLVYRTEVVKNNLNPVWEPFKVSLCNLCCCEETRPLKCLVWDHDSRGKHDFIGEFSTTFEEMQKAFREHQAQWDCVNAKYKQKKRHYKNSGVVILADLKGSLVPGLHHGRLSDPLHELGPHRHSLPDSGCHPQGEGPRLRSQGLCRWPSTSRPPTGTPATAALCTTSTPSSPTSTSRLCWPWGRSAKTTTATRGFLLWALEPEFLPSMRCPTTSPSTSTLRTMSVRQYYILLVLTDGVVTDMADTREAIVRASHLPMSIIIVGVGNADFTDMQTLDGDDGVLRSPRGEPALRDIVQFVPFRELKSASPAALAKCVLAEVPRQLVEYYSYRELPPRGGGAHDREAGPPETAGPQGVQPGSVASTLEVP